ACCACACACAAAAAAATAAAGTTTAAATAGGCAAATTACGTTAGATAAACGCAAAAAACATTTGGATTTGGTGGCTAACCTGGTTCAAAACATAGTAGATTTTGAATTGATCTGGATAATTGGCAGTAAGACTCTCCAATTCTTCCTGGAAAAAGTATTGATTCACATAATATTTAAATTTTTTGAAAAGAGTCTATGAAAACGTAAGAGTCAGAAGGTGAGGGACAGTTTATACCCTTAAGAGAATGTCTTCGTATGTGACATTGGCGTAAATGAGGTGAACCTTTGTCTTGTCTGTTGGGTTTTCAAGAATCGCTCTTGCTACCTTCACAAATGCGAAACCAAATACGTTTAAAAACATATAACATTTGGCTTCAAAGAAGATATCAAACGCAGATGTGTAAGACATACTTGGAACATGGGAGTGATGCCTGAACCTCCAGCAAGCATTCCAAATGCCCTAAACTGACCTGGCTGATACTTGAACCTCCCCTGCCAAGTTAAAAAGTAACAAAACAACAAAAAAAGTTTCCAGATTTTAGGATACAGAATAACAAATTGGATTGTAATATCAAGTAAGCAAGACTGTGAATAATAAAAGAGTACCTTTGGTCCCTTAACAGCAAGATGGTCTCCAACACGCATCTCCCTGAAATGATGAGACATCCTTCCTTGCGGATACATCTAATTTCCAGTGGAAATTGTAACATTTTAGAGCACTATAATCAAAAAAAAAGGTCAGGTTGAGAAGTGGTTTATGAGTATATATACCTTAATGACAAGCTCAAAGCGTCCAAGATCTGAATCTAACGTTGTGGGAGTGTATGGCTTAATAACATCCTCTCCTTGAGCATCCTTTCCCCTATCAACAATCCCATTATAATCAATCCACACCACATCCATACACGAACCAAAACCTAAAGTCTACTAAACATGAGTATGTTCACAGCCATACCTGCAACTGATGTGTTGTCCAATGGGAAGACCCAAGGCAGCAGTAGAAGATGGAAGCTCAAAAACGAATTTGGCGACATTGTGACTAAGTTGCTGCTTCTTAACAAGCTTGAACTCCTTGAAATTCTCTGGATCCAAACACCCTACAAAACCAACAACAAAGTCACAAGCTTTACTCAAATCTTCAACTACATTAACTAAGACCCACATAATAAAAACCACAAAGGTTCAATCTTTATTTTGCTTTAGGCTAATTCAACCTTCCAAACAGACCAACTCTACACAAATCTTGGCCAAAACTTATCCAAAAGTACATTATAATTGGAACCCAGAGACGATTGATTGAAAAGTTTTGAACCAAACAAAGTCACAAGCTTTACTCAATCTTCAACTACATTAACTAAGACCCACATCTAAAAGACCACAAAGATTCAATCTTTATCTTGCTATAGGCTAATTCAACCTTCCAAACAGACGAATGAATTGAAAAGTTTTGAACTTTGGGGATCGAACCTCTGCGTTTCTTGGAGGAGGAGAGATAATAAGCAGCACCGGCACTGGCGGCGACGAAAGCGACGAAGACACCCAAGAGAATCTGACGATCTAGGGTCCGGAGAAAC
This genomic interval from Brassica oleracea var. oleracea cultivar TO1000 chromosome C2, BOL, whole genome shotgun sequence contains the following:
- the LOC106322716 gene encoding NADH--cytochrome b5 reductase 1: MDTEFLRTLDRQILLGVFVAFVAASAGAAYYLSSSKKRRGCLDPENFKEFKLVKKQQLSHNVAKFVFELPSSTAALGLPIGQHISCRGKDAQGEDVIKPYTPTTLDSDLGRFELVIKMYPQGRMSHHFREMRVGDHLAVKGPKGRFKYQPGQFRAFGMLAGGSGITPMFQVARAILENPTDKTKVHLIYANVTYEDILLREELESLTANYPDQFKIYYVLNQPPETWDGGVGFVSKDMIQAHCPAPASDIQVLRCGPPPMNKAMAANLEALGYSPEMQFQF